The following proteins come from a genomic window of Synechococcus sp. BIOS-E4-1:
- a CDS encoding Nif11-like leader peptide family RiPP precursor → MKRNKDLQDKIKSAADADAVRAIAKESGLTMADNDLRITQSKSSDEELEGTAEVIDDRTWNGKIMLKGWYI, encoded by the coding sequence GTGAAACGAAACAAGGATCTTCAAGACAAGATCAAATCAGCAGCTGATGCTGATGCAGTAAGGGCCATTGCGAAAGAAAGTGGATTGACAATGGCTGATAACGATCTGAGAATTACTCAATCAAAATCATCAGACGAAGAGCTTGAGGGAACTGCTGAAGTCATAGATGACAGAACCTGGAATGGAAAAATAATGTTGAAGGGGTGGTATATATGA
- a CDS encoding Nif11-like leader peptide family natural product precursor — protein sequence MSAEQLKAFLEKVKDNAILQKQIEDAENSETVVSIAKEEGFIISADDLKKIQSEVSDKELEGAAGGCACFKKTEIWFSR from the coding sequence ATGTCAGCAGAACAACTCAAAGCTTTCCTTGAAAAAGTCAAAGACAATGCAATTCTTCAAAAGCAGATCGAGGATGCTGAAAATAGCGAAACCGTTGTCTCAATTGCCAAGGAAGAGGGATTTATAATTTCTGCGGATGATTTAAAGAAAATTCAATCGGAGGTTTCAGATAAAGAACTGGAAGGAGCGGCTGGTGGATGTGCATGTTTCAAGAAAACCGAGATTTGGTTTAGTCGATAA
- a CDS encoding Nif11-like leader peptide family natural product precursor, protein MSEEQLKAFLDKVKGDTSLQEKLKAAADSDAALEIAREAGFMISADDIQTEMSEEELEGLAGGKQCCLLSAVVYDSHYA, encoded by the coding sequence ATGTCCGAGGAACAGCTCAAAGCTTTCCTAGATAAGGTCAAAGGCGACACCAGCCTTCAGGAGAAGCTCAAAGCAGCTGCTGATTCTGATGCAGCTCTTGAGATTGCAAGAGAGGCTGGGTTTATGATTTCTGCTGATGACATTCAGACCGAGATGTCAGAAGAGGAGCTGGAAGGATTGGCTGGAGGCAAGCAGTGTTGTCTATTATCAGCAGTGGTCTACGATTCTCATTATGCATAA
- a CDS encoding Nif11-like leader peptide family natural product precursor, which produces MSFASPGAFIFGLVSSNARRTTKKFLAHIKGNKNLQKELNSERNAQPFLDSARMSSYELSVDGITELGAEELKIVAGVGNGGACTEEVTKL; this is translated from the coding sequence GTGTCATTTGCTTCGCCAGGAGCATTCATTTTCGGACTGGTGAGTTCCAATGCAAGAAGAACAACTAAAAAATTCCTAGCCCATATCAAAGGCAACAAAAATCTTCAAAAAGAACTGAACAGCGAGAGGAATGCACAACCTTTTTTAGATAGCGCCAGAATGAGTAGCTATGAGCTTTCAGTGGATGGAATCACTGAACTCGGCGCTGAGGAACTGAAAATCGTTGCTGGTGTAGGCAATGGTGGTGCCTGTACGGAAGAGGTCACTAAATTATGA
- a CDS encoding Nif11-like leader peptide family natural product precursor has product MSLEQLKAFLAKVSVDKGLQEKLKAAADRNAVVALAAQAGFSITAGNLEEAELTEQELEGLAGGLDHTNTIGKHCCLETAGQHCPKK; this is encoded by the coding sequence ATGTCTCTAGAACAACTCAAAGCTTTTTTAGCAAAAGTCAGTGTTGACAAGGGTCTTCAGGAGAAGCTTAAAGCGGCAGCTGATAGAAATGCGGTTGTTGCTCTTGCTGCACAAGCAGGTTTCAGCATTACTGCTGGTAATCTCGAAGAAGCAGAGTTAACGGAGCAAGAGCTGGAAGGCTTAGCTGGTGGTTTAGATCACACCAATACCATTGGCAAGCACTGTTGTTTAGAGACAGCTGGCCAACACTGCCCCAAAAAATAG
- a CDS encoding Nif11-like leader peptide family natural product precursor yields the protein MSEEQLKAFLEKVKADTSLQEKLKAAADADAVVAIAKEAGFSISTDDFETQSELSDGELEKVAGSGFTQQKTCTSILLDNCK from the coding sequence ATGTCAGAAGAGCAACTCAAAGCCTTTCTAGAAAAGGTCAAAGCTGACACCAGCCTTCAGGAAAAGCTCAAAGCAGCTGCTGATGCTGATGCAGTAGTTGCGATTGCGAAAGAGGCGGGATTCAGTATTTCTACTGATGATTTCGAAACTCAATCAGAACTTTCAGACGGTGAACTTGAAAAAGTGGCTGGCAGTGGGTTTACACAACAAAAGACCTGTACGAGTATTCTTCTTGACAATTGCAAGTGA
- a CDS encoding Nif11-like leader peptide family RiPP precursor, whose amino-acid sequence MPEEQLKTFLEKIKENKSLLERLKAAESSDEIKAIAREYGHEIGNDQVEMLSGQQLESLSGSGGTCAIGPNTLACTE is encoded by the coding sequence ATGCCAGAAGAGCAACTTAAAACGTTCCTAGAGAAGATCAAAGAAAACAAAAGTCTTCTGGAGAGGCTAAAAGCAGCTGAATCCTCTGATGAAATAAAAGCGATTGCAAGGGAATATGGTCACGAGATCGGAAATGACCAAGTCGAAATGCTCAGCGGACAACAGCTGGAAAGTCTTTCCGGATCAGGTGGAACTTGCGCAATTGGACCTAATACACTCGCGTGCACAGAATAA
- a CDS encoding Nif11-like leader peptide family natural product precursor, with the protein MSEEQLKAFLEKLKEDTRLQEKLNAATTPEEAITIAKDVGFSISAEDIQTYGDMTDAELEGAAGGDYCTVEAATVCYTREPGCDTSGYGC; encoded by the coding sequence ATGTCAGAAGAACAACTCAAAGCGTTTCTCGAAAAACTCAAAGAAGATACCAGGCTTCAGGAGAAACTCAATGCTGCCACCACTCCAGAAGAGGCGATCACCATTGCTAAAGATGTAGGATTTTCTATTTCTGCAGAGGATATTCAGACATATGGAGACATGACGGACGCTGAACTGGAAGGTGCGGCTGGAGGGGATTACTGTACGGTGGAAGCTGCTACTGTCTGTTATACGCGGGAGCCTGGCTGTGATACATCTGGCTATGGATGCTGA
- a CDS encoding Nif11-like leader peptide family natural product precursor, producing MSEEQLKAFLEKVKGDTSLQERLKAAVDSDAVLAIAKEAGFSISADDLKSTQSMTEGELEGMAGGGYTAGGYIDCTEKGCCLTQ from the coding sequence ATGTCAGAAGAGCAACTCAAAGCCTTCCTTGAAAAAGTCAAAGGCGACACCAGTCTTCAGGAAAGGCTCAAAGCCGCCGTTGATTCAGATGCAGTTCTTGCAATTGCGAAAGAGGCTGGGTTTAGTATTTCTGCCGACGATTTGAAGAGCACTCAATCGATGACAGAAGGGGAACTGGAAGGTATGGCTGGGGGCGGATATACTGCAGGCGGGTATATAGATTGTACTGAGAAGGGCTGCTGCTTGACACAGTAA
- a CDS encoding Nif11-like leader peptide family natural product precursor, whose protein sequence is MSEEQLKAFLEKVKADITLQEKLKAAADVEAALAIAKESGFLISADDVRNSLLDDELERAAGGNSTYLCTWRGCWGVE, encoded by the coding sequence ATGTCAGAAGAGCAACTCAAAGCTTTCCTAGAAAAAGTGAAAGCTGACATCACCCTTCAGGAGAAGCTCAAGGCAGCTGCTGATGTTGAAGCAGCTCTTGCAATTGCGAAAGAGTCTGGTTTTTTAATTTCTGCTGATGACGTTCGGAATTCACTTTTAGATGATGAGCTGGAAAGGGCGGCTGGAGGTAACAGCACATACTTATGTACATGGCGCGGCTGTTGGGGTGTGGAGTAA